One stretch of Roseimicrobium sp. ORNL1 DNA includes these proteins:
- the radC gene encoding DNA repair protein RadC, whose amino-acid sequence MSGSQRIHDLPEHDRPRERLLRLGAESLTHAELLALFINTGMRGENAIQVAERLLRETKNLRNLSRMGGKELAKIKGLGPAKAAHIAAAFELGRRATVEQVLEEKLDEPEKVYRYLGQDMARQGYETLRILVLNTRMGLEHDEMVFQGTVNESPAHPREIMRIAAVHRAHSFILAHNHPSGDPSPSEMDRRFTQRIRQCAEIMQIQFADHVIIGAPRQGSQPWFSFRAAGLL is encoded by the coding sequence ATGTCCGGCTCCCAGCGCATCCATGATCTTCCTGAGCACGATCGCCCTCGTGAAAGGCTTCTGAGACTGGGGGCGGAATCGCTGACTCATGCCGAATTGCTGGCGCTCTTCATCAACACGGGCATGCGGGGGGAGAATGCCATCCAGGTCGCCGAGCGCTTGCTGCGCGAGACCAAGAACCTTCGCAACCTCTCCAGGATGGGAGGCAAGGAACTGGCAAAGATAAAAGGACTCGGCCCTGCCAAGGCAGCCCACATCGCAGCCGCCTTCGAATTGGGTCGACGAGCCACCGTGGAGCAGGTGCTGGAGGAGAAACTCGACGAACCGGAGAAGGTCTACCGCTACCTCGGCCAGGACATGGCGCGGCAGGGTTACGAGACCCTGCGCATCCTGGTGCTGAATACCAGAATGGGGCTGGAACATGATGAAATGGTCTTCCAAGGGACGGTAAACGAGAGCCCCGCGCACCCACGGGAAATCATGCGCATCGCTGCGGTCCACCGCGCCCACTCCTTTATCCTCGCGCACAATCACCCCAGCGGAGATCCTTCCCCCAGTGAAATGGACCGGCGCTTCACCCAGCGCATCCGGCAGTGCGCGGAAATCATGCAGATCCAGTTCGCAGACCACGTCATCATCGGCGCCCCGCGACAGGGCAGTCAGCCATGGTTCAGCTTCCGGGCGGCGGGGTTGCTGTGA
- the lpxA gene encoding acyl-ACP--UDP-N-acetylglucosamine O-acyltransferase — protein sequence MVHPTAIISPEAEIDPSAEVGAYAIIEGPVKIGAGCKIAPHAQILGDTLIGEGTTIGRGAVIGETPQDIGFTTAIASGVRLGKNNVIREHVTIHRGSKEGGTTEIGDHNFLMVGSHLGHDVRLGNRNILANAVLVAGHVHIGNNTFVGGSAVFHQFIRIGDFCVVQGNGSFSRDIPHYCAAQRVNRLSGLNVVGLRRQGFNSEDRAGIKDLFNLVFRSGHNLTQALGAARERTWSEHAAKLLAFLEAPSKKGVCTLSLRHEEDE from the coding sequence ATGGTTCATCCCACCGCCATCATCTCCCCCGAAGCCGAAATCGACCCCTCTGCCGAAGTGGGGGCCTATGCCATCATCGAGGGACCAGTGAAGATAGGCGCGGGCTGCAAAATCGCCCCGCATGCCCAGATTTTGGGGGACACGCTCATCGGTGAAGGCACCACCATTGGGCGGGGCGCAGTCATTGGAGAAACGCCCCAGGACATCGGCTTCACCACCGCCATCGCCAGCGGGGTGCGCCTCGGTAAAAACAACGTCATCCGCGAGCATGTCACCATCCACCGCGGCTCCAAGGAAGGGGGCACGACCGAGATCGGGGACCACAACTTCCTCATGGTCGGCTCCCACCTCGGCCACGACGTGAGGCTGGGGAACCGGAACATCCTGGCCAATGCCGTGCTGGTGGCCGGGCATGTGCACATTGGGAACAACACCTTCGTGGGCGGCAGCGCCGTGTTTCACCAGTTCATCCGCATCGGGGATTTCTGTGTGGTGCAGGGAAATGGCAGCTTCAGCCGGGACATCCCCCACTACTGTGCCGCCCAGCGGGTCAACCGCCTCAGCGGCCTGAATGTGGTCGGCCTGCGCCGTCAAGGCTTCAATTCGGAGGACCGGGCCGGTATCAAGGACCTCTTCAATCTTGTGTTTCGTTCTGGTCACAATCTCACCCAGGCCCTCGGCGCCGCCCGTGAGCGGACTTGGAGCGAACACGCGGCCAAGTTGCTGGCCTTCCTGGAGGCTCCCAGCAAGAAGGGCGTCTGCACCCTGTCCCTGCGGCACGAGGAGGACGAATAA